DNA from Mycobacteriales bacterium:
GTCCGTGGCGGGTGAGGCCGGCTTCCCGGCCGTCCCGGCCGCGCCCGAGCCGGTCGCCGTGGGCACCGTGCTGGACTGGACCGGGACCACGCAGTGGCTGCGCAAGTGGGACCTGCCCTACGTCGGCAGCGCGCTGGCCGAGTCCACGGTGGACGCCGTCGCCCGGGCGGACGAGCTCGGCTACCCGGTCGTGCTCAAGGGCGTCGTGTCCGGCCTGGCCCACAAGAGCGAGCACCAGCTGGTCGAGCTCGGCATCGCGACCCCGCCGGACGCGGCGGCGGCCGCGGACCGCCTGCTGGCCAAGGCGAGGGTGCTCGGCGACGGCGCTGCGATCGAGGTGCAGGCGATGGTCGGCGGGGGAGCGGAGTTCTTCCTCGGCATGCACCGGGACCCGATCCTCGGCCCGATCGTCTCCTTCGGGCTCGGCGGCATCTTCCTGGAGATCCTGCACGACGTCGTGTACGCGTTGCCCCCGGTCACCGAGGACCAGGTGCTGGCGCTGCTGCACGAGCTCAAGGGCTGGGCCCTGCTGGCCGGGGCCCGCGGCCAGCAGCCCCGGGACGTGGCCGCGCTGGCCACGCTGGTGAGCCGGTTCTCCGAGGCGGTGGCGGCCGACGACGTGACGGCCGTGGACCTCAACCCGGTGATGGTGTTCCCGGCCGGCGGCGGCGTGCTGGCGGTCGACGCGTACGTGGAGCGGAAGGGAGTGGACGTTGCCGTTCAGCACTGAGGACGAGATCGCCCTCGTCGGCGCGGGAGCGATGGGCGCGCCGATCGTCAGGTACCTGGTGGGGGCGGGCTTCCCGGTCGTCGTCTGCGACCTGGACGCGGACCGCCGCAGCCAGGCCGAGGCCCTCGGCGCCCGCAGCACGTCCACAGTGGACGACATCGCGAGCGCCCCGGTCGCGTTGGTCATGGTGCCCACCGACGACGACGTCCGGCTCGTCGCCGGCCAGTACGGGAAGGTGGCCAAGGCCGGCTCGATCCTGGTCATCCACAGTTCCGTGCAGACCGCGACCTGCCTGGCCGTCCAGGAGGACCTGGCGCCGGCCGGGGTCCGGGTCGTCGACGCGGCGCTGACCGGCGGCGTCCGCGGCGCCCGGGACGGCCAGATCAACCTGCTCGTCGGCGGGACGGCCGCGGACGTGGCCGATCTGCAACCGGTGTTCGCGTCCTGGACCAGCCACGTCAACCACCTCGGCGACCTCGGCAGCGGGCAGGTCGGCAAGACCGTGAACAACCTCGTGCACTGGGCCCAGATCGTCGTGCTGGCCGAGGCGCTGTCGCTCGGCGCCGAGCTCGGCGTGCCGCCGACCGTGATGCGGCCGGCCCTGCAGAACGGGCCCACCGACAGCCGCACCCTGCGCGAGCTGGAGGAGATGCGCTTCACCTGGTACGAGAAGGACATCGACAACGCGGTGACGATGGCCGCCACGATCGACCGTTCGCTCGTGCTGAGCCCGTTCGTGCAGCGGCTGATGCGCGACATCGACGTGCCGAAGATGGCGGCGCTGCTGGAGGACCGCGGGATCATCGAGCTCACCGGGACGCTCGACGCCGCCCGCTGAGCCTGGGGATCAGACCGGTCCGCCGTCAGCTCTCGATGCGGCCGATCGGCTCGCGCTTCTCGGCCTGGAAGCGGTCCTCGGTCCGGCCGGCCGCCCAGTAGCCCGACAGCGAGAGCTGGTCGGCCTCGGTCAGCCGGCGCTTGAGCACGGCCCGGACGGCCTTCATCGACTCGCGCTCGCCGTGCGCGAACGCCCCGACCCGGCCCCGCAGCCAGTAGCCGGAGCTGACCGCGTCGGCCAGCAGCTGCGGCCGGCTGCCGGGTTCGGGGCGCTGCCGCCAGACCAGCTCGACGCCGTCGGGCACGTCGGCGTCGAGCTGCTGCTCGTCCTGCGTCTCCAGGTACGCGATGCCGCGGGCGTCGCGGGGCAGCGCCTCCAGCGCGGCGCAGATCGCCGGCAGGGCCGACTCGTCCCCGGCGAACAGGTGCCAGTCCACGCCCGGGTCGGGACGGTAGGCCCCGCCCGCGCCGGACAGCGAGAGCGTGTCCCCGACCGCCGCCTGCGCGGCCCAGGGCGCGGCGATCCCCTCGTCGCCGTGCACGACGAAGTCGATGCTCAGCTGCTGCCGGTCCGGCTCGACCCGGCGCACCGTGTACGTCCGGGTGACCGGCCGTTGCTCGGGTGGCAGCGACTCGCGCAGCGCCGCCAGGTCGTACGGCGGGGTCAGGCCGAGGGCGGGGTCGACGAAGTGGATCTTGACGTACCTGTCGGTGAAGTCGTTGGGACGGAACTCCGCGAACCCCGGCCCCCCGACGGTCAGCCGGACGGTGTGGGCGCTGAGCCACCTGCTCCCTCGTACGCTCAGCACGGCCTGGGGTCGCGCCGCCCGGCGGGTCTCGATCGTGGGCTCTGCCATAGATGGTTCCTCGCGGTCGAGAGACTTAGTTAGGTAATCCTAACTTAGTCCGCCGCCGACGGCTCAGGCCGAGGCGCGACGACCGGCCGGCTCAGGCCGCCACGACGGTGATCCGGTCCGGGTCCATCCTCAGGTAGACCTCGGTGCCGGGCGCCACCGACAGCGCGGGCGCGGCCCGGTTGCGCAGCTCGGTCTTGCCGGTCTCCAGCACGTGGTCGACGCTGTCGCCGAGGAATGCCCGGGTCCGTACGGTCGCGGTCCAGACGTTCGCGGTGGCCTCGGCC
Protein-coding regions in this window:
- a CDS encoding NAD(P)-dependent oxidoreductase, yielding MPFSTEDEIALVGAGAMGAPIVRYLVGAGFPVVVCDLDADRRSQAEALGARSTSTVDDIASAPVALVMVPTDDDVRLVAGQYGKVAKAGSILVIHSSVQTATCLAVQEDLAPAGVRVVDAALTGGVRGARDGQINLLVGGTAADVADLQPVFASWTSHVNHLGDLGSGQVGKTVNNLVHWAQIVVLAEALSLGAELGVPPTVMRPALQNGPTDSRTLRELEEMRFTWYEKDIDNAVTMAATIDRSLVLSPFVQRLMRDIDVPKMAALLEDRGIIELTGTLDAAR
- a CDS encoding siderophore-interacting protein — its product is MAEPTIETRRAARPQAVLSVRGSRWLSAHTVRLTVGGPGFAEFRPNDFTDRYVKIHFVDPALGLTPPYDLAALRESLPPEQRPVTRTYTVRRVEPDRQQLSIDFVVHGDEGIAAPWAAQAAVGDTLSLSGAGGAYRPDPGVDWHLFAGDESALPAICAALEALPRDARGIAYLETQDEQQLDADVPDGVELVWRQRPEPGSRPQLLADAVSSGYWLRGRVGAFAHGERESMKAVRAVLKRRLTEADQLSLSGYWAAGRTEDRFQAEKREPIGRIES